A window of the Drosophila simulans strain w501 chromosome 2L, Prin_Dsim_3.1, whole genome shotgun sequence genome harbors these coding sequences:
- the LOC6732086 gene encoding protein bfr2 isoform X3: MDKLQQMMEPVREEIRQEEDLEQDHEDKEYLEKKEKKEREEFDSSDDEDGEATTPVVMSETFNDEWAEFDQDQDREHDRSEDQDPELDIENDLNNEIDIEENFVPIDLSNDIAVNDLAAADPNFPINEDAEFIVHPAVIRTMPMFEKLSLGEPAK, translated from the coding sequence ATGGATAAGCTGCAGCAAATGATGGAACCCGTGCGAGAGGAGATCAGACAGGAGGAAGACTTGGAGCAGGATCACGAGGACAAGGAGTACTTGGAGAAGAAAGAGAAGAAGGAGCGCGAAGAATTCGATTCCTCAGACGATGAGGACGGCGAGGCTACAACTCCGGTCGTGATGAGCGAAACCTTCAACGATGAGTGGGCCGAATTCgatcaggatcaggatcgAGAGCACGATCGGAGTGAGGATCAGGATCCCGAATTGGACATTGAAAACGATCTGAACAACGAGATCGATATCGAGGAGAACTTTGTGCCCATTGATCTATCCAACGATATAGCCGTCAACGATTTGGCTGCCGCAGATCCCAATTTTCCCATCAATGAAGATGCCGAGTTCATTGTGCACCCAGCTGTAATCAGAACTATGCCTATGTTCGAGAAGCTTTCTTTAGGAGAGCCTGCGAAATGA